Proteins encoded together in one Benincasa hispida cultivar B227 chromosome 1, ASM972705v1, whole genome shotgun sequence window:
- the LOC120080051 gene encoding uncharacterized protein LOC120080051 has protein sequence MDQEERTPETISHSETSTSNAGKPEVLLNAPFPRHLMKKNDEHQFKRFLELLNQLHINIPLIQALKQIPTYVKIFKDILTKKRRVSEKEVIALTHECNALVSNNLPKKQKDPGSLTVPCLIRGLDVGHALCDLGASINLMPLSIFKKLGIGKAQPTSVTLQLADRTIKYPEGKNEDDLVKVDNLIFPADFLSCTTKQIGRYQLSLDASS, from the coding sequence ATGGACCAGGAAGAAAGAACGCCCGAGACTATAAGCCATTCAGAAACCAGCACGTCTAACGCGGGAAAGCCTGAGGTGCTGCTGAATGCACCATTCCCTAGGCatctgatgaagaagaatgatgaacatcAATTCAAGCGCTTTCTTGAGCTCCTAAATCAGCTGCATATCAACATTCCACTTATACAGGCTTTGAAGCAGATTCCAACATATGTAAAAATTTTTAAGGACATTTTAACGAAGAAGAGAAGAGTCAGTGAGAAAGAAGTGATAGCGCTAACACATGAATGTAATGCGTTAGTAAGCAATAATCTACCAAAGAAGCAGAAGGACCCTGGGAGCTTGACGGTTCCTTGTTTGATAAGAGGATTGGATGTGGGTCATGCGTTGTGCGATCTAGGAGCTAGCATTAATCTTATGCCACTTTCAATATTTAAGAAATTGGGGATTGGCAAAGCACAACCTACTTCTGTCACCCTTCAGCTCGCTGACAGAACAATTAAGTATCCAGAAGGGAAGAATGAAGACGATTTGGTGAAGGTTGACAATCTCATATTCCCAGCAGACTTTTTATCTTGCACTACGAAACAGATAGGGAGGTACCAATTATCCTTGGACGCCTCTTCTTAG